Proteins from one Rhizobium sp. WSM4643 genomic window:
- a CDS encoding ABC transporter ATP-binding protein — MGQLLLNKVQKFYGDYEVLKGVQLEVRNGEFVVFVGPSGCGKSTLLRMIAGLDATTAGDIVINGVRVNDLPPVKRGIAMVFQSYALYPHMTVFENIAFPLRVEKMEEEKLKAKVENAARILHLEQRLQQKPGMLSGGQRQRVAIGRAIVREPKIFLFDEPLSNLDAALRADMRIELAKLHRQLKATMIYVTHDQVEAMTMADRIVVLDAGDISQTGAPLELYHKPANQFVAGFIGNPKMNFLPVTCKSVSANGVEVDYQGQTALLPVTPRDGMAGKALTLGIRPEHIQLNGGDIVFTVTPTVIERLGANTVAYASLNGEAENFCAMLPGSVGIRADAPVATGINAADCHLFDEAGVAFERRVELTEIDMNMINPTAV, encoded by the coding sequence TTGGGACAGCTCCTTCTCAACAAAGTTCAGAAATTCTATGGCGACTACGAAGTTCTGAAGGGCGTGCAGCTCGAGGTGAGAAACGGCGAATTCGTCGTCTTCGTCGGCCCGTCGGGCTGCGGCAAATCCACCCTGCTGCGGATGATCGCCGGTCTCGACGCGACGACCGCCGGCGACATCGTCATTAATGGCGTCAGGGTCAACGACCTACCGCCGGTCAAGCGCGGCATCGCCATGGTGTTCCAGTCCTACGCGCTCTACCCGCATATGACGGTCTTCGAGAACATAGCCTTCCCGCTTCGCGTCGAAAAGATGGAAGAAGAAAAGCTCAAGGCCAAGGTGGAAAATGCAGCGCGCATCCTTCACCTCGAGCAGCGGCTGCAGCAGAAACCAGGCATGCTCTCCGGCGGCCAGCGCCAGCGCGTCGCGATCGGCCGCGCCATCGTACGCGAACCGAAGATCTTCCTGTTCGACGAGCCGCTCTCCAACCTCGACGCAGCACTGCGCGCCGACATGCGCATCGAGCTTGCCAAGCTGCACAGGCAGTTAAAGGCGACGATGATCTATGTGACGCACGACCAGGTCGAGGCAATGACCATGGCCGACCGTATCGTCGTGCTTGACGCCGGCGATATCTCCCAGACGGGCGCGCCGCTGGAGCTTTATCATAAGCCCGCGAACCAGTTCGTGGCCGGCTTCATCGGCAATCCGAAAATGAATTTTCTGCCTGTGACCTGTAAAAGCGTCAGCGCCAATGGCGTCGAGGTGGATTATCAGGGCCAGACAGCCCTCCTGCCCGTGACGCCGCGCGACGGCATGGCCGGCAAGGCTTTGACGCTCGGCATCCGGCCGGAGCATATCCAGCTTAACGGCGGCGATATCGTCTTTACCGTGACCCCGACGGTCATCGAGCGCCTCGGGGCAAATACGGTCGCTTATGCCTCGCTCAACGGAGAGGCCGAGAATTTCTGCGCGATGCTGCCGGGTAGCGTCGGCATCCGCGCGGACGCGCCAGTCGCGACCGGCATCAACGCCGCAGATTGCCATTTGTTCGACGAGGCCGGCGTTGCCTTCGAGCGGCGCGTGGAACTGACCGAAATCGATATGAACATGATCAATCCCACGGCGGTCTGA
- a CDS encoding LysR family transcriptional regulator, with protein MNLSTFDLNLLKVLDALLRERSTVRAGERVGLSQPAVSAALGRLRAAFGDPLLMRDGQQMRPTEFALALVLPLTQLLEDSSRLLNPASFDPVSAVQTFRIAASDFFTEMMLPGLMANLEQRAPGISLRYTDSLNLQTMDDLREARLDLILLPAGNFSPWVDWRPIFHASYVVVARQDHPVLRQHGVTTAAAMPVELYCSLRHAAFRVIEMAPDRETAALAALGLQREVVLSVPTFTAVLRSVAATNLVGIVPRRMAVKVAIAEGLAIYPLPFALPPILLAMIWHRRNSASHAHAWLRDQVSEILTPLDDLEQSSVGSLVLGSAANLD; from the coding sequence ATGAATTTATCCACGTTCGACCTCAACCTATTGAAAGTGCTGGATGCCTTGTTGCGCGAACGGTCTACCGTGCGCGCCGGGGAACGGGTTGGCCTATCGCAGCCGGCCGTGTCGGCGGCCCTTGGGCGGTTGCGCGCCGCCTTCGGCGATCCACTGCTGATGCGCGATGGCCAGCAAATGCGCCCGACCGAATTTGCACTTGCTTTGGTGTTGCCGTTGACGCAACTGCTTGAGGATTCAAGCCGCCTCTTAAACCCGGCAAGCTTCGATCCAGTGAGTGCGGTGCAGACTTTCCGCATTGCAGCGTCAGATTTTTTCACCGAGATGATGCTTCCCGGCCTAATGGCTAACCTGGAACAGCGGGCACCGGGCATTTCGCTGCGCTATACCGACTCGCTCAATCTTCAGACCATGGACGACCTACGAGAAGCCAGGCTGGATCTGATCTTGTTGCCTGCGGGCAATTTTTCGCCCTGGGTCGATTGGCGACCGATCTTTCATGCCAGTTACGTTGTTGTTGCGCGGCAGGATCATCCGGTTCTACGCCAGCACGGTGTTACGACGGCGGCGGCGATGCCCGTCGAACTGTATTGCAGTCTGCGCCACGCCGCCTTCCGCGTCATCGAGATGGCGCCCGATCGAGAAACTGCCGCACTTGCGGCACTGGGCCTGCAACGTGAGGTCGTCCTCTCGGTACCGACCTTTACGGCCGTCTTGCGGTCTGTGGCCGCGACAAACCTTGTCGGAATTGTACCGCGCCGGATGGCCGTGAAAGTGGCCATCGCAGAGGGGCTTGCCATTTATCCGCTGCCCTTTGCTTTGCCGCCAATACTGTTGGCAATGATTTGGCACCGGCGCAATTCCGCCTCCCATGCACACGCTTGGCTGCGCGATCAGGTCTCCGAAATACTCACGCCACTCGATGATCTTGAACAGTCCAGCGTCGGTAGTTTGGTATTGGGAAGCGCTGCCAATCTCGATTGA
- a CDS encoding D-TA family PLP-dependent enzyme translates to MHDNRFAVIAKAGDRIADLSTPRPVIDEDRLAANINRVQSYMDQHGLNFRPHIKTHKIPALAVAQIAAGAKGINCQKVTEAEVFAEAGFEDILITFNILGQQKLERLGKLNERISALKVVADSEVTVDGLAAHFSGHKPLNVLVECDTGGGRCGVQTPAEAASLARRIAAADGLTFGGIVTYPKPQSAAAVEAFITEALAQLTSEGISCPIVSNGGTPSLFEAHLVKSATEHRAGTYIYNDRQMVRMGHCTEDDCAMHVLATVVSRPNADRAVVDAGSKALTSDLQGFSDYGLVVGYPEARISSLSEEHGVIDLSNCTGPRPQIGQKLFIIPNHTCVVSNLFDTMVFHRGGIVTRVEDVAARGLVW, encoded by the coding sequence ATGCATGACAACAGGTTCGCCGTCATCGCCAAGGCAGGCGACAGGATCGCCGATCTCTCGACGCCGCGTCCTGTGATCGACGAAGACAGGCTGGCTGCCAACATCAACCGCGTTCAATCCTATATGGATCAGCACGGGCTGAATTTCCGCCCGCATATCAAGACGCACAAGATCCCGGCCTTGGCCGTCGCGCAGATTGCCGCCGGCGCCAAGGGCATCAATTGCCAAAAGGTCACGGAAGCCGAAGTCTTTGCTGAAGCCGGCTTCGAGGACATCCTCATCACCTTCAATATCCTCGGACAGCAGAAGCTCGAGCGGCTGGGCAAATTGAACGAGAGAATTTCGGCCCTCAAGGTCGTCGCCGACAGCGAAGTGACGGTCGACGGGCTCGCGGCACATTTCTCCGGCCACAAGCCGCTGAACGTGCTTGTGGAATGCGACACCGGCGGCGGCCGCTGCGGCGTGCAGACGCCGGCAGAAGCGGCTTCGCTCGCCAGGCGCATCGCCGCGGCCGACGGTCTCACCTTCGGCGGCATCGTCACCTATCCGAAACCGCAATCGGCCGCCGCCGTCGAAGCCTTCATCACAGAGGCGCTCGCACAGCTGACATCGGAAGGCATAAGCTGCCCGATCGTCAGCAATGGCGGAACGCCAAGCCTCTTCGAGGCGCATCTCGTCAAATCGGCCACCGAGCACCGCGCCGGCACCTATATCTACAACGACCGCCAGATGGTGCGCATGGGCCATTGCACCGAGGACGATTGCGCCATGCACGTGCTGGCAACCGTCGTCTCCCGCCCCAACGCCGACCGCGCCGTCGTCGATGCCGGCTCGAAGGCGCTGACATCGGATCTTCAGGGTTTCAGCGATTACGGCCTAGTCGTCGGCTATCCCGAAGCGCGGATCAGCAGCCTCTCGGAAGAACATGGCGTGATCGACCTGTCGAACTGCACCGGCCCCAGGCCGCAGATCGGCCAGAAGCTCTTCATCATCCCGAACCATACCTGCGTAGTGTCCAACCTGTTCGACACGATGGTCTTCCATCGGGGCGGCATCGTCACCCGCGTCGAGGACGTCGCGGCCCGCGGTCTCGTCTGGTAG
- a CDS encoding M81 family metallopeptidase, with protein MRIFTAALATETNTFSPICVDRRAFEASLYAPPGQHPETPTLCTAPITVGRRVTREKGWELIEGTATWADPAGLVNRGTYEELRDEILEQLSGAMPVDAVVMGLHGAMVAAGYEDTEGDLLQRMREIVGPNVLICAELDPHSHLTAKRVAALDFAVYFKEFPHTDFVDRAEDLWRIAVETLEGRIKPDMSVFDCKMIDVFPTSREPMRSFVDKIMRIEKDDPDVLSISVIHGFMVGDVPEMGTKLLVVTDNKPEKGAALARELGLELFSKRGTFMVPQIDERQAVSQAMAATAWPVVIADVWDNPGGGTAGDATVILAELMARGVTSAAIGTIWDPVAVQICFAAGEGAEIPLRFGAKSAPGTGNPIDGTVKIAKLVKNAEMQFGESLAPFGDAAHIVLNGIDIILNSTRAQSFDPSLFSVMGIDPTRQKILVIKSTNHFFASFSKIAAEILYCSAGTPYPNNPATTPYRRAPKTIWPIVADPHGLERGAA; from the coding sequence TTGCGCATTTTCACGGCAGCACTGGCGACGGAAACCAACACCTTTTCCCCGATCTGCGTGGATCGCCGCGCATTCGAAGCCTCGCTTTATGCCCCGCCCGGCCAGCATCCCGAAACACCGACGCTCTGCACCGCGCCGATCACCGTCGGAAGGCGCGTCACCCGGGAAAAGGGCTGGGAACTGATCGAAGGAACGGCCACGTGGGCCGATCCCGCAGGCCTCGTCAACCGGGGAACTTACGAGGAGCTACGTGACGAAATCCTCGAGCAACTTAGCGGGGCAATGCCTGTCGACGCCGTCGTCATGGGCCTGCATGGCGCCATGGTGGCTGCCGGATACGAGGATACCGAAGGCGATCTTCTCCAGCGCATGCGCGAGATCGTCGGGCCTAACGTTCTCATTTGCGCTGAGCTCGATCCGCACAGCCATCTCACCGCAAAACGCGTCGCTGCGCTCGATTTCGCTGTCTATTTCAAGGAGTTTCCGCATACGGACTTCGTCGACCGCGCCGAGGATCTCTGGCGCATTGCGGTCGAGACGCTCGAAGGCCGCATCAAGCCTGATATGTCGGTGTTCGACTGCAAGATGATCGACGTCTTCCCGACATCGCGCGAACCGATGCGTTCCTTCGTCGACAAGATCATGCGGATAGAAAAGGATGATCCGGACGTCTTGTCGATCTCGGTGATCCACGGTTTCATGGTCGGCGACGTTCCCGAAATGGGAACGAAGCTGCTTGTCGTGACGGATAATAAGCCCGAAAAGGGCGCGGCTTTGGCGCGCGAACTCGGCCTCGAGCTGTTTTCCAAACGCGGCACCTTCATGGTGCCGCAGATCGACGAGAGGCAAGCCGTCTCGCAGGCGATGGCCGCCACCGCATGGCCCGTCGTCATCGCCGATGTCTGGGACAATCCGGGCGGCGGCACGGCAGGCGATGCGACGGTTATTCTCGCCGAGCTCATGGCCCGCGGTGTCACCAGCGCCGCGATCGGCACCATTTGGGATCCTGTCGCCGTGCAGATCTGCTTTGCGGCAGGCGAGGGGGCGGAAATTCCGCTGCGCTTCGGCGCCAAGTCGGCCCCCGGCACCGGCAACCCCATCGACGGCACCGTCAAGATCGCCAAGCTGGTCAAGAATGCCGAGATGCAGTTCGGCGAGAGCCTGGCACCTTTCGGCGATGCCGCTCATATTGTCCTCAACGGCATCGACATCATCCTCAATTCGACACGCGCCCAAAGCTTCGATCCGAGCCTTTTCTCGGTGATGGGCATTGATCCCACCCGGCAGAAGATTCTGGTGATCAAATCCACCAACCACTTCTTCGCGTCCTTCTCGAAGATCGCCGCCGAGATCCTTTACTGCTCGGCCGGAACGCCCTATCCCAATAATCCGGCGACGACGCCGTACCGGCGGGCACCGAAGACCATATGGCCGATCGTCGCCGATCCACACGGGTTAGAACGCGGAGCCGCCTAG
- a CDS encoding RidA family protein encodes MPIKRYGTVQTGAGGKALPFARAVEADGWLYVSGQVAMEDGEIIDGNIIAQTHKTIANVLSILDEAGYGVEDVVRVGVWLDDSRNFWTFNKIYQEYFGEHPPARACVQSSMMVDCKVEIDCVAYKKKDA; translated from the coding sequence ATGCCGATCAAGCGCTATGGCACTGTTCAAACGGGCGCCGGCGGCAAGGCGCTGCCTTTCGCACGTGCGGTCGAGGCCGACGGATGGCTGTATGTTTCCGGCCAGGTTGCGATGGAAGATGGCGAAATCATCGACGGCAACATCATTGCCCAGACCCACAAGACGATCGCCAATGTCCTTTCGATTCTCGATGAGGCCGGATACGGCGTCGAGGATGTGGTGCGCGTCGGCGTCTGGCTCGACGATTCGCGCAACTTCTGGACCTTCAACAAAATCTATCAGGAGTATTTCGGCGAACATCCGCCGGCACGCGCCTGTGTGCAATCGTCGATGATGGTCGATTGCAAGGTTGAGATCGATTGCGTGGCCTATAAGAAGAAGGACGCATAG
- a CDS encoding MurR/RpiR family transcriptional regulator yields the protein MDIFSTLQEDRGRLSPSESRIAEIIVNDFEFAVNASIIELAERAEVSPPTVTRFCRRLGCESFSDFKVQLARTAHIGVRYLKPESKSTDPADVAQDIITKAQNALFLLHRSLDLAAIEAAVSHIAKADMIYAFGSGGNSSMIADELQNRLFRLGLRITASSDHSMQLMMAAAARPGDVLIGSSFSGRNTELVRAFELARHAKVKTIALTQTASPVAKAAEIVVPIDLPEGSNIYRPTSTRIAYIATVDILSSLVAYAVQPKATTTLRRIKQQLVIHRDGDDRQLLGD from the coding sequence TTGGATATCTTTTCGACGTTGCAGGAAGATAGGGGCCGGCTCTCTCCCTCCGAGAGCCGCATCGCGGAAATCATCGTCAACGACTTCGAGTTTGCCGTGAATGCCTCGATCATCGAGCTCGCTGAACGGGCCGAGGTATCGCCGCCGACCGTCACCCGTTTTTGCCGGCGGCTCGGTTGCGAGAGCTTTTCCGACTTCAAGGTGCAACTCGCCCGCACTGCCCATATCGGCGTGCGTTATCTGAAGCCGGAATCGAAAAGCACCGATCCGGCCGATGTCGCCCAGGATATCATCACCAAGGCCCAGAACGCGCTCTTCCTGCTGCATCGGTCGCTCGATCTTGCCGCGATCGAAGCTGCCGTTTCGCATATCGCCAAGGCCGATATGATCTATGCGTTCGGGTCAGGCGGCAATTCGTCGATGATCGCCGACGAGCTCCAGAACCGCCTCTTCCGTCTCGGGCTTCGCATCACGGCAAGTTCCGACCACAGTATGCAGCTGATGATGGCGGCCGCGGCAAGGCCGGGCGACGTGTTGATCGGTTCGTCCTTCTCCGGGCGCAATACGGAGCTGGTGCGGGCTTTCGAGCTTGCCCGCCACGCGAAGGTGAAGACGATCGCTTTGACACAGACGGCAAGCCCGGTCGCCAAGGCTGCCGAAATCGTCGTGCCGATCGATCTACCCGAAGGCAGCAATATCTATCGCCCGACCTCGACGCGCATCGCCTACATCGCCACGGTCGATATCCTGTCGAGCCTGGTCGCCTATGCCGTTCAGCCGAAGGCGACGACCACGCTTCGGCGCATCAAGCAGCAGCTGGTCATTCACCGCGACGGCGATGACCGGCAATTGCTTGGAGATTGA
- a CDS encoding SDR family oxidoreductase, whose protein sequence is MTQSIAIVTGAAGDIGAAIAARLADDHDVVLLADIDAKAAAAVASKLGPGNRFVAVQCDVTSETSIAALARRAADVGVVRTLVNNAGAARATSLHETTPEIWRADNALNLEAAFLCFRAFEPMLTVSKGSVVNIASVNGMHVFGHPAYSAAKAGLLHFTRLVAVEYGKFGIRSNAVAPGTVKTQAWEARAAANPNVFEEACRWYPLQRVVDPKDVANAVAFLAGPQAASITGVCLPVDCGLTAGQAELARTFSQSEHY, encoded by the coding sequence ATGACGCAGTCGATAGCCATCGTTACCGGCGCTGCAGGTGATATCGGCGCGGCGATCGCCGCACGGCTCGCCGATGACCACGACGTCGTGTTGCTCGCCGATATCGATGCGAAGGCCGCGGCTGCGGTGGCGTCGAAGCTCGGGCCGGGCAACCGCTTCGTCGCCGTCCAATGCGATGTGACCAGCGAGACGAGCATTGCGGCATTGGCAAGACGCGCCGCCGACGTCGGCGTCGTTCGAACCCTGGTCAACAATGCCGGTGCTGCCCGCGCCACCAGCCTGCACGAGACGACGCCCGAGATCTGGCGGGCGGACAATGCGCTTAATCTCGAGGCGGCATTCTTATGTTTCCGCGCGTTCGAGCCGATGCTGACGGTTTCGAAGGGGTCCGTCGTCAACATCGCCTCGGTCAACGGCATGCATGTCTTCGGGCATCCGGCCTATAGCGCCGCCAAGGCCGGCCTTCTGCATTTCACCCGGCTGGTCGCCGTGGAATACGGCAAGTTCGGCATCCGCTCCAACGCGGTTGCACCCGGCACGGTGAAGACGCAGGCCTGGGAAGCGCGCGCGGCAGCCAATCCCAACGTTTTCGAGGAAGCATGCCGCTGGTATCCGCTGCAGCGCGTCGTCGATCCGAAAGATGTCGCCAATGCCGTGGCCTTCCTCGCCGGTCCCCAGGCCGCTTCCATCACCGGCGTCTGCCTGCCTGTCGACTGCGGCCTCACGGCAGGCCAGGCCGAACTCGCGCGGACCTTCTCCCAATCGGAGCACTACTGA
- a CDS encoding MFS transporter: MSRLFPDVFRNPAIRASMIAIFTFGMAGAMTAPYRSVVGIRELGLSDGLYSFLSFLSAAVNVVISILLGNLADRLGEYRSTMIGACLFGIVGYGMVYAFPSAAIFVIAGLLPLPIYGALNSLLFANARAAMQGMSRSDMVTANSGVRAMISLSWVLIPGITGLLLSGASSMLPAYLFAGLSCLLCQGIIIFALPKRAATEMAAVHHLTYLGALRQVVSPRISAHICGVALITSTLHLNDALLPLIATGAAHGSLSDVGILVGIVALLEVVFIIVWSRIARKTGQMTALAAGTIIYAVFLSLLGFASEPWHLYALTMLAGIGAAAIISFPITYLQDLIADRPGLGSALISVNIFASAGIGALVFAAGTYVTGYSGTAILSAVTGLAGITLLGLLQKRSAH; this comes from the coding sequence ATGAGCCGCCTTTTCCCCGACGTCTTCCGCAATCCGGCGATCCGCGCCAGCATGATCGCCATTTTCACCTTCGGCATGGCGGGGGCGATGACTGCACCCTATCGTTCGGTCGTGGGTATCCGCGAATTGGGCTTGAGCGATGGCCTCTATTCCTTCCTGAGTTTCCTCTCCGCAGCGGTGAACGTCGTCATCAGCATCCTGCTCGGCAATCTCGCCGACCGGTTAGGCGAGTACCGGTCGACGATGATCGGCGCCTGCCTGTTCGGCATCGTCGGCTACGGCATGGTCTATGCCTTTCCCAGCGCGGCCATCTTCGTCATCGCCGGCTTGCTGCCCCTGCCGATCTACGGAGCGCTGAACTCGCTGCTGTTTGCCAATGCGCGCGCGGCGATGCAGGGCATGAGCCGAAGCGACATGGTGACGGCCAACTCCGGCGTGCGCGCCATGATCTCGCTGTCCTGGGTGCTGATCCCCGGAATCACCGGCCTGCTGCTGTCCGGCGCATCGAGCATGCTGCCGGCCTACCTCTTTGCCGGCCTCTCATGTCTGCTCTGTCAGGGCATCATCATCTTCGCCCTGCCGAAGCGGGCGGCGACGGAGATGGCAGCAGTTCATCATCTCACCTATCTCGGCGCGCTTCGCCAGGTGGTTTCGCCGCGGATATCGGCGCATATCTGCGGGGTGGCGCTGATCACCAGCACGCTGCATCTCAACGACGCCCTTCTGCCATTGATCGCCACCGGTGCAGCGCATGGTTCGCTGAGCGACGTCGGCATTCTTGTCGGCATCGTCGCATTGCTGGAGGTTGTCTTCATCATCGTCTGGTCTCGGATCGCCCGGAAGACCGGCCAGATGACGGCGCTTGCCGCCGGCACCATCATCTACGCCGTGTTCCTCAGCCTGCTCGGCTTTGCCTCCGAGCCGTGGCACCTCTATGCCCTCACCATGCTCGCGGGCATCGGTGCGGCGGCGATCATCAGCTTTCCCATCACCTATCTGCAGGATCTCATCGCCGACCGGCCGGGGCTCGGCAGCGCATTGATCTCCGTCAATATCTTTGCCAGCGCCGGGATCGGCGCGCTGGTCTTTGCCGCCGGCACCTATGTGACTGGCTATTCGGGAACCGCGATCCTGAGCGCCGTCACCGGATTGGCGGGCATAACGCTGCTCGGGCTCCTGCAAAAACGCAGCGCCCATTGA
- a CDS encoding ROK family transcriptional regulator, giving the protein MKAISGTNLEQAKSHNRRVVIEAVRTHGPLSRAAIARMTALTAQTVSNIVEELERSHLLVPSEAQKLARGQPIIPYTINPRGAYSIGLELGRQRASGVLTDLSGAVCARIERHVEHPDPQQALPALQSIVEDLQQAFTFDRNRLLGVGMALPGRYADGGTTSLSPLNLPGWQGFPVGHELEQRVKVPVLVENDATAAAIGERLHGVARGFSSFVYLFLAGGGGIGAGIFLDGHLYKGSRNNAGEIGHIIVEPHGKLCSCGKRGCLDRYISPTVAYEFMGIANAEELSPDDLDALIAKGGGGLDTWLDQAVQPLRQTVDFLELAFDPQTIVLGGSISTSLMLRLAERLEPLHVPIDPSQQRTIPRVMIGMTGKDTAILGAAALPIFSETNPRFDVLQKPLG; this is encoded by the coding sequence ATGAAGGCGATCTCCGGCACGAATCTCGAGCAGGCCAAGTCTCACAACCGGCGTGTGGTGATCGAGGCTGTCCGCACGCACGGTCCCTTGTCGCGCGCGGCGATCGCCCGGATGACGGCGCTGACTGCCCAGACCGTATCGAACATCGTCGAGGAGTTGGAGCGATCGCACCTTCTCGTTCCGTCCGAGGCGCAGAAGCTGGCGCGCGGCCAGCCAATCATCCCTTACACCATCAATCCGCGCGGCGCCTATTCGATAGGCCTCGAACTTGGCCGGCAGCGCGCAAGCGGGGTCTTGACGGATCTCTCCGGCGCCGTTTGCGCTCGCATCGAGCGCCATGTCGAACATCCCGATCCGCAACAGGCCCTTCCGGCTCTCCAGTCCATCGTGGAGGATCTTCAGCAGGCCTTCACGTTCGACCGGAACAGGCTGCTCGGCGTCGGCATGGCCCTGCCCGGCCGCTATGCCGATGGCGGCACCACGTCGCTCAGTCCGCTGAACCTGCCCGGCTGGCAGGGTTTTCCTGTAGGGCATGAGCTGGAACAGCGGGTCAAGGTGCCGGTGCTGGTCGAAAACGACGCGACGGCAGCGGCGATCGGCGAGCGCCTGCATGGCGTCGCCCGCGGTTTCTCCAGCTTCGTCTATCTGTTTCTCGCCGGCGGCGGTGGCATCGGTGCCGGGATATTCCTCGACGGCCACCTCTACAAGGGCAGCCGCAACAATGCCGGCGAGATCGGGCATATCATCGTCGAACCGCATGGCAAGCTCTGCAGTTGCGGCAAGCGCGGCTGTCTGGATCGCTACATCTCACCGACCGTCGCCTACGAATTCATGGGCATTGCCAATGCCGAGGAGCTGTCGCCTGACGATCTCGACGCGCTGATCGCCAAGGGCGGCGGAGGTCTCGATACCTGGCTGGATCAGGCCGTCCAGCCGCTGCGACAGACCGTCGATTTTCTGGAACTGGCCTTCGATCCGCAGACCATCGTGCTCGGCGGCAGCATATCGACATCGCTGATGCTTCGGCTTGCGGAACGGCTGGAGCCGCTGCACGTTCCGATCGACCCCAGCCAGCAGCGCACCATCCCCCGGGTGATGATCGGCATGACCGGCAAAGATACCGCGATCCTCGGCGCCGCCGCCCTGCCGATCTTTTCGGAAACCAATCCGCGCTTCGACGTCCTGCAAAAGCCGCTCGGCTAA
- a CDS encoding DMT family transporter — MANAALFIATVLIWGTTWIAIAMQVGPVPVLVSVFYRFAVAAVILVAILAVMRRLKLPALRDQPFILAQALCLFSLNFICFYNAAASIPSGLISVIFSLATIYNAVNARLFFGDRITGRTLLAAALGATGLLLLFGQDVVVDFDIGTLKGIGLAALGTLFFSLGNMASRRNSAAGISPLAANAWGMIYGTIILLFLIAVTQTPIVAPPNITYLVALLYLAAIGSVIGFTTYLMLVSRIGSSRAAYATVLFPIVALSLSTVFEGYHWTGLGLIGLALTLLGNVVIFARPLARRPPQSDARLPAGG, encoded by the coding sequence ATGGCAAATGCCGCTCTCTTCATCGCCACCGTCCTCATATGGGGGACGACTTGGATCGCCATTGCGATGCAGGTCGGTCCCGTGCCGGTCCTGGTCTCGGTCTTCTACAGATTTGCGGTCGCAGCAGTGATCCTCGTCGCCATCCTGGCTGTCATGCGGCGGCTCAAGCTCCCTGCCTTGCGCGATCAACCTTTCATCCTTGCGCAAGCGCTCTGCCTGTTCAGCCTTAATTTCATCTGTTTCTACAACGCCGCCGCCTCTATTCCGTCCGGGCTGATCTCCGTGATCTTCTCGCTCGCAACGATCTATAATGCCGTCAATGCGCGCCTGTTCTTCGGCGACCGCATTACAGGCCGCACGCTTCTCGCAGCGGCGCTCGGAGCAACCGGGCTCCTCCTCCTTTTCGGACAGGACGTTGTCGTCGATTTCGATATCGGCACGTTGAAAGGGATCGGGCTCGCAGCACTTGGCACGCTGTTCTTCTCGCTGGGCAACATGGCATCGCGTCGCAACAGCGCGGCCGGAATCTCACCGCTGGCCGCCAATGCCTGGGGCATGATCTATGGCACGATCATCCTCCTCTTCCTGATTGCCGTGACGCAAACGCCGATCGTGGCGCCTCCCAACATCACCTATCTTGTCGCGCTGCTCTATCTCGCGGCAATCGGATCGGTGATCGGCTTCACCACCTATCTCATGCTGGTGTCGCGCATCGGCTCCTCACGCGCGGCCTATGCCACCGTCCTGTTCCCGATCGTCGCGCTGTCCCTGTCGACGGTCTTCGAGGGCTACCACTGGACTGGTCTGGGCCTGATCGGCCTGGCGCTGACGCTTCTCGGCAACGTGGTCATCTTTGCGCGACCTCTGGCCCGTCGCCCGCCGCAGTCAGATGCGAGGCTGCCGGCAGGCGGTTGA